Below is a window of Mycobacterium dioxanotrophicus DNA.
TGGCCCGGATCAACGTCTGCCGCTGCGTCACGCGGGCCAGCAGCATCGTCAGGCCCACCACCAGGGTGCACAACCCAATCGCCGCCATCGGTGCGTACAGCATGGTGACCACAGCCGACAGCCGCCGCGGGTCGCTGTAGAACAGGTCGCTGAACTTGCCGGTGACAGCCCCGATCGGGCCGCCGAACGGCGCGCCGGAATGCACGATCGCCACCATCATCAGCGCCCAGATCGCCAACGGCCACCAGATCTTCTTGATCAGCATGACCAGCCCGCCGATGGCAGCGAGCGCGATCAGCATGTTCTGGATCGGGAAGTCGTTGAGATGACGCGTGTGCTGCACCACCGCGGCGAACAGTGAGCGCTTGCGGCCCAGATGGTTGACGAATGCATGCCCGGCGATGATGTCGGCCTGGTCGGCCACGCTGAGGAACTGCGGCAGCATGATCAGCAGGGCAGGTACGCCCACCACGAGCAGCGTCACGGCATCGGGCACCCGCCCCCGCACCGGATTGCGCAGGCATTCCAGCAGCCACCACGCTGCCACCAGCAGCGCGGTGACGACACCGCCGGTGATGTGCACCGAGAACACCCCGACGAGGGCCAGGATGGCCAGCGGTATGCGGTCCCGGTGCCGCAGCGTCGAGGCGACGAGTACGAACGCAGGCACCGCGAGGCCGTAGGCCACCAGGTTCGGTACGGCCGCCACGTCGAACTCGACGTAGGGCACCGCCGTGAAGGATGCCGACAGTGCGGCTGCCGTCGCGGCGACGATGGCCGTGCGCGTCGGGCAGGTGAGCGGACGCACCATCTTCCAGGCCAGCATCGCGGCGCTGAGCGGGAACAGCCACACCGATGCCGCCACCGTGCCGACCGTGTACGCGGTGGTTGCCGCGGCACCGGTGATCTGGCTGTACACCGCGGCCAGCGCGTGAAACGCCGACGGGTAGTACAGGACGGCGTGGGTCTCCACGTTGCGTAGCTCACCCATGTGGGTGGGGGAGGCCTGCCCGGTGTCGAGGATGAAGCGCACGGTGTTGGCGTGCCACACCGAGTCCCACGTGCTGGGGGCGGACTGCCAGTGCACCAGCCCGGCGGTGGCCGCCCACATGATCAGCAGGGCACCGAGCACAACGCCGGCTGCCACGATCAGAACGGGCCCCCGCGACGGCGTCAGCTGTTCGGCGTCGCGGTCCCGATACCGCCCCAGCAGTCTGCGCAACCCTGCCGCAGCCGCGGCTGTAAGCGCCACAGCAAACAGTGCCGACCAGCCGTTCCAAGGCACGCCAATGGCACCGAACGGGACGATGAACAGCGCAACGATGCCGTAGGTCAAGGCCGGGCCTATCGCCACGGCCGCCGGCAGGGTGAGGCCACCCGCACGTGCGGTCAGCGCCCCGGGTATCACTAGCAACAACAGTGCGATTAGCACTCCGAACCCGAAGCCCACTGGACTAGTATGGCTGCCCAGGGCGACCTGGTCCGGCGCGGCCTACACGGCGGAAACACGCGGTCGGGCGCTCACCCCGATCGTCTCAGCTTGTGTTGTTTGCGAACGCTCTAAGGTGGCTGGCATGGCATACGACGTCGCCCGGGTGCGTGGTCTGCATCCGTCGTTGGGCGATGGGTGGGTGCACTTCGATACCCAGAACGGCATGTTGGTTCCGGACGCGGTCGCGACGACGGTCTCGACGGCGTTCCGCGGCTCCATGCCCACAGCGGTCGGACCCCACCCTTCGGCTCGCCGCAGCGCGGCCGTTCTCATCGCGGCTCGCCAGGCGGTCGCAGATCTGGTCAACGGGGATCCCCGCGGTGTGGTGCTCGGCCCCGACCGCTCACACCTGCTGACCGCACTGGCCGAGGCATCATCGGCCCGGGTGGGGCTCGGTTACGAGGTGGTGGTGACGCGCCTCGACGACGAGGCCAACATCGCGCCGTGGCTGCGGGCCGCGAATCGTTATGGCGCCAAGGTGAAGTGGGCCGAG
It encodes the following:
- a CDS encoding DUF6541 family protein, whose translation is MGFGFGVLIALLLLVIPGALTARAGGLTLPAAVAIGPALTYGIVALFIVPFGAIGVPWNGWSALFAVALTAAAAAGLRRLLGRYRDRDAEQLTPSRGPVLIVAAGVVLGALLIMWAATAGLVHWQSAPSTWDSVWHANTVRFILDTGQASPTHMGELRNVETHAVLYYPSAFHALAAVYSQITGAAATTAYTVGTVAASVWLFPLSAAMLAWKMVRPLTCPTRTAIVAATAAALSASFTAVPYVEFDVAAVPNLVAYGLAVPAFVLVASTLRHRDRIPLAILALVGVFSVHITGGVVTALLVAAWWLLECLRNPVRGRVPDAVTLLVVGVPALLIMLPQFLSVADQADIIAGHAFVNHLGRKRSLFAAVVQHTRHLNDFPIQNMLIALAAIGGLVMLIKKIWWPLAIWALMMVAIVHSGAPFGGPIGAVTGKFSDLFYSDPRRLSAVVTMLYAPMAAIGLCTLVVGLTMLLARVTQRQTLIRATAGVVLVAATVGLAWHYFPRHRFLFGDKYDSVMVADHKLRAFAYLAGLPDARSTVIGDANTDGSAWMYAIAGLHPLWTHYDYPVQQGPGYNRFIFWAYADDADTDPRVAEAVKALNIKYVLTSTPVVRGFTMPDGLVSLDKSKSWEKIYDNGKDRIYRWRGDQQTTGRS